The nucleotide window GGACGAGATCGGCCGCGACAACTTCGCCCGGGTGATGAAGGGGACGCAGATCTCCCTCATCGTCATGTTCATCATCGGCATCGTGTGCCTGATCATCGGCACGATCGTCGGCGCCGTGGCAGGCTACTACCGCGGTTGGGTCGACTCGGTTCTGATGCGCATCACCGACGGCTTCATCATCCTGCCGGTCATCGTCGTCGGTTCGATCCTCGGCGTCCTCGTCGGCGGAGCAAGCGGCCCGCTGCTCGGTGTGGCGCTGGGCTGCATCCTCTGGGTCGGCCTCGCACGTCTCGTCCGCGGTGACTTCATGTCCCTGCGCGAACGCGAATTCGTCGATTCGGCGCGCGTCGCCGGGGCGAGTGACTTCCGGATCATGTTCAAGCACATGCTGCCCAACGCCATGGGCGTCATCATCGTCAACACCACGCTGATCATGAGCCAGGCCATCGTGCTCGAGGCGTCGCTGAGCTACCTCGGCTTCGGCATCAAACCGCCCGGCATCTCGTTGGGTCAGCTCATCAGCGAATACCAGACGTCGTTCGCCACCCGTCCGTGGCTGTTCTGGTGGCCCGGCCTGTTCATCATCGTCATCGCACTGTGCGTGAACTTCATCGGCGACGGTCTGCGTGACGCCTTCGACCCGCGGATGAAGACCATCCCGAGCTGGAGGAAGATGAAGAAGGCCGAGCGCATGGCGCAGAAAGGGGCGAAGTGATGACTGAACAGTCCACACCTTCGACCACCGAATCCGCAAAGGGA belongs to Brevibacterium spongiae and includes:
- a CDS encoding ABC transporter permease, encoding MSTNNDNQKALALDEVGDNAIESKETEGLSQGKIVLRKFLRHKGAMISIVVLVLVAIFAFSAQGFGVVPGWWKFSHTASGPVLNPGGAPTWSFSNLFSLGDHPFGQDEIGRDNFARVMKGTQISLIVMFIIGIVCLIIGTIVGAVAGYYRGWVDSVLMRITDGFIILPVIVVGSILGVLVGGASGPLLGVALGCILWVGLARLVRGDFMSLREREFVDSARVAGASDFRIMFKHMLPNAMGVIIVNTTLIMSQAIVLEASLSYLGFGIKPPGISLGQLISEYQTSFATRPWLFWWPGLFIIVIALCVNFIGDGLRDAFDPRMKTIPSWRKMKKAERMAQKGAK